The genome window CTCCCAACATGAGCAATTTAGAAAATCAGATATCTGCAAGTTTGCAAAAGGTCACTAAGTGTCAATTGCATTACAGCTGAGTGAActctgctactgctgctgctgctgctgcctcctctgtccGAGTGCGGGAGTTTTAGTTTACAGATACTTTCTTTTTGAAACTATGGACTGATGACATTTGCCAAAATATTGAATGATTGGTCATTAAATGGAGGGCTGCAAGAGGAGACGGTTAAGAGGaggcagacagaaacacataaaaGTAAGGCATTGTGCAGGTGTAAAGGACCATGCTGGCTGAGGGAGGacggaagagagaagagggtgaCAAAGCTgaagaaataaaagcagttCTAAGGGAGGAAGGGACTTTGCTGACTGAGGAAATAGGAGCAGAAaaatggaaaggaaaggagactGTAGGGCTCTAGAGAGGGCTCGctgaagagcagcagagaggggagagaagctaaTGAAAACAGGGAGCAAGATGAACTGGGGGAAAGTTCAGGTGAGCGAGTCTGATCTGTCCCAGGTGGGTAAGACTGAGAATGGACCAGaataggaaggaaggaaagtaGACCACAGGAGTGACTTTTGTCAACTCTAGACACTGCAAGATAACATGGGTTGGGAGgtgtaaaaattaaatatttataaatatatgacaACTTGGCTTACGGTATTGAACTCCATTATCTGCCCCCTGCCTGTTTGAGATTGAATCAGAATATTGTTCCTTTGGTGTCTGAAGCAGTTTTAACTCAAAGAAATTACCACTGCAATACAGATGTTTTGATTTTGCAATAAAATAGTCATTAGAAAATGTACTGAAGAGAAATAACTGCAATAAACAACTAATTATACTGAATCAAAACCAATATCCAATTTGACTGATTTCTCTCTTCCATGAAACACATACAAAGCACCTACCTACAAGACATTTTGCTAACAGTTACTACATCTTCCTccactgtatatactgtgtttAAGTCCTTCCATGATTGTGTcactactgtacagtatacacaTGCAGATGTATAcatctttgtaaatgtaaaaaaaagaaaaatgtatacatGTGCACATAGCTAGTGTTCTGCTTTAATGTTCACATTATCAACATTTATCATCAAATGCGTCAATTTCATCAATAAATGCTGAGAGTATTTTGCAGATAGTTATATCCAGGATAAAGTGcctttactttaaaacattcTGTAGGTTTTCCATGTAGGTTTTTGTTGACAGTCTTAAGGTCCTGTAAATCCCACTCACTGTTTCCCTGCCATGCATGTTCTTAAAGAgatctgtctcttttctttctgttgctgTCTTCctgctccttttctctcctttgtgcatacatacatgccTCGGTGTACTCCGATCCATCTTTGCCTTTTCTCAACATGACACGGTTTTATGCTGTCCGTTCTGTGTGATGGGATTGATCTTTTCCAGGGTGACCTCAGTATCGCTGTCTAAATTCCCAGAGATGGCTGGAGAGAGCTTCTCCAGGGCGTTGTTTACCATGCCCACCTCGATCTCCCCTCCACATCCATCCTTCTTCTGTAACTCTTCCTCCTGACACAGGATGCTGTGGGGGATCACATAGTTGGCCGAATGGTTGCCCTCCTTTGGGATGTGACTCTTGGGCTGATACTGACAGTTGGGGTTCGTGGAAGGTGCGCCCATGTTGTTGTTAATACTGACGATCTCGATGGCGTTGCTCCCCGGGCAGAGCCGGTGGCAGCCCAGGAGGATGGAGAAGGCCTTGCGGAAGTCGGCGTTGAAGGCATAGATGATGGGGTTGAGCGAGGAGTTCGCCCAGccaaaccacacaaacacatcgaAGGTGGTGGAGCTGATGCAGGGGAAGTCCGTGGCACCGTCCGGCAAGTTCGGCTCACAGAACGGAACCATGCAGTTAAGGATAAAGAAGGGCAACcagcagcacacaaacactcccaTGATGACTGAAAGCGTCTTTAAGACTTTGGTTTCTCGTTTGAACGACATTTTGAATGAGCTCTCACACTCTATGCTCGAACTATTCCCCATGCTGCTGTGACGGTTTTTGGCACTCTCTGCTGCCCGCTCCAGTGCAGATATTCTCCGTATCTGTTTCTGGGCGATGCGGTAGATCCGGGTGTAGGTGACTATCATAATAGCCACGGGGATGTAGAAGCTGAtaagggaggaggagatggcGTAGGTCCTGTTAAGGCTGGAGTCGCAGTTGTCAGGGGGCAGATCGCCTGGGTATGTTCCATTTAGCTCTGCATAGCTGGTGGTCTGAGCTTTGTGCCAGTTAAGCTGAACAGGAATGAAGGAGATCAGGACTGACAGGGTCCACGCCACACTGATCATCAGACATGCCACTTTAGGGGTCATCTTGCGTTCATAGCGGAAAGGGCTCGAGATGGCCCAGTAACGGTCTACACTAATCACACATAGGTTCAAGATGGAGGCAGTGGAGCACATGATGTCAAACGCCACCCAAACGTTGCAGAACGCGCCAAATGGCCAAAACCCCACGATCTCGGTCGCCGCCTTCCAGGGCATTACCAAGATAGCTACCAGAAGGTCAGAGATGGCCAGCGAGATAACAAAGAAGTTGGTGACCTTCGACCTCAGGTGTCGGAACTTGGTGACGGCAACGCACACAAGCGTGTTGCCTAGCAGCGTGGTGAAaatgaggagggagaggaagcaTCCTGTTAGCACACGTTTGGACGAGTCTCTCTCTGGTAGCAGCTCCTTTCCATCTCGAACCGTTGAGAAATTCAGATCcattgtttattttacactGCTAATAAAGTGAGATATGGGGTGGGTGAGGGGGGTGTCAACAGTCACCCCATCACATCCCCAGCCTGCAGCAACTGTGCCTCTCTGAGGAGGAGTTTTAGACGGACGGCGTAGCTGGTGGAGAGGTCAATTGTCTCGGCACCAGCTCTCCCACAGACTGGGTCATCCATAGGCTCCTTGTCACAACCACCATCCTTGCACGAGAACTGctataaatatttcaaaaagATCTCTTTGAAAATTTGCCTCCCAAAAATGCCTGGTTCATAaattcctgcagcagcagcacaggcaGCAGACATTCTAGTTTGAAGAGGAGGAATATTCCAGCTGTTGTTTGTAGTTATTTTTCCAATCAGCACTGTAGTCATGAAATAGTATAAAGCAGcagtaaaaaatatttaaaaagtgaagTCCTTGatcctttttctcctctctctctggatgCCTCAGCTGTCAAGCGAAAGTTTCACACCATATTGTTGCTGAGCTGTTGAGTAAACAGAGGCTTGGCCAATCATTAGCCTTATATACCGCCTCATCAATAACTTCTATTGATGGTTTTCGCGCTGCGTTTATCTGATTTGTTTAATGATTCTCTAGGCGTGTCCGTGTGATTATATTGGTGCCTGCATCGACGCTGATCCACCCCAGCTACTaggtgttgtgttttatttttgtatttctttgaatGCAGCTCCCTGTTAGTACATTGCACAGTCTCCACGAAACATTTCCACCTGAGTGGTGAGCCATCAAATTAGGCTGAAATCAGCATTCACACGTCTCAACAGTCCAATTTGATATCGGGGAGATTTTTAAAGTCTAATTCTTTACATGTAGGAAAGCACCTCAGCTCTTTTTATGCTGACATGTCGCTGTAATCCAGATGCGAGgtcatttttttcccttttggTTTAGTTCGCGTGCCAATTGTGTGGACACAGCAAAACGACCGCTCAGCTTTCAAAAACATTCAAGAGTTATTTTTGGCCACCCACCTAAAGTATCATTGGCAGTGCAATCCCTGGGTTGACGTCTTTgaaacagagtttattttcttattttataaatatttaaacagcGTGGATGTGGACAGCTCAGGACACGCAGCACCGTCTTGGATcggctaaaaaaaaaaaatcaactccGCTAATTGAAGggactattaaaaaaaaaagatcagtcCCGTAAAATCCACATCTTTCCGCCATACATCCAACTTGTATCTTGGTACCAAGTGAAGGAGAAGGAGCTCACCCTCTCTGCGCACTCCTCCATGGGAAGTCAGACACGCTCCCCTGTTGCGACGGTCCtcaggtgtttgtttgtttttatcagtcCTTATGCTTCTCTTTTTAGGGTCATCCCCTGCTGTGCAACATTCAGTTACAATGTGATGTGTCTGCGGTCTGACTGGCCGGCGGAGAGTGATGGGAATGACTCTGGTCTCTCCAAGACCCGTTTTCACGcgcgctcctctctctccgctcagatgcagcctgctgctgctgtgcgcCACGGTCAGTTGCCACAACTGCTCCATCTATACAGGGAGGCTGTGGAGGATTGTGTAAATTCAAAACATATAGCACTTCTTTTGTTTGCTAAAGAGTTTAGCCACATAGTTGTTTATGATGACAAAAAACCTGCACGGTGTAAATTTATAACAAAGAACGTTTATTTTTGGATGATATAAACGTAGGGAAAACAGAACTCCTTTCCAAATCTGGTATGTCAGATTCTGATGACTTTCTCAATCACCAATTCAGGCTACATCATTAAATCACTGTTACATTTTGTACAGTAACACACAATATGGTTTTCCCTTTAGCTGCTTGCACTCTACACTCGCACACTGACAAAAACTGGAATAATATCACTGAAATTCAccaaaaagagaagaggagctAAACATGAAGGTGACTTGTTGTCCTGACATGAACTTGTAGCCAGCAGGCATGCACAGAGAGGCACAATGAGGCCATCTACTGGATGCAAGATTGCGGGAGATTATGTGAGAGTAGGAGCCGAGAGAGTGTGCATTAACGTCACCTCAATAAACATGACTGAACAACTCTGAATTAGATTAGAGTCCCATGAGCCACTGCAGCAGGAAGACCCATGAAGTAAGAGAGACAGTGAGTgttgagatgtgtgtgtgtgtgtgtgtgtgtgtgtgtgtgtgtgtgtgtgtgtgtgtgtgtgtgtgatagctAATGCTATCATGCCGTTAGCTGCCTGGCAGGCCTGGCCAGTTTGAATATTAACTATTTACCAAGAGGAAATTCTCAATGGACTCCGTCcccttgtgtgcgtgtgtgtgactcgTTATGCATGTGCGTCTGACTTTAGATGTGTGCTTCTATGACtgagcatgtctgtgtgtgtgactgtttgcgaatgtgtacacatgtatttatgtgtgtatgtatgtgtgtgcgtgtgtgtgagtaatgCATGTAGACAAGCCAAGTGTAAGAGGCCTGGCAGACACAACGCCCACATTTCCCATTTCCCTGTAGCACAGAGCAAGGGTGTGCGTGCAGTAGACAAAGTTCAAAGCAAGACCACgtcacacacaataaaaaacacacacagactcgctcactcactcactcacgcaCGCACCCACAACCAGCCATGCAGGGTAATTTATGTCTGCtccaaaaagcaaacaaaatagAATGGAATGGAATAGAATAGAAAAGTCTTTTTGGGATGACTTTTTGCCACATACATAAAGGGGTCAGATGTTTAATTTGTCCTTCAATCTTTGTCAACATGACTTTATAGTTGTGTCACTTTTCCATTTGCTTTCTCTGTGCCTCCCCATGTGGTATCCTAAATGGAAAAAAAGCGAAAAATCTAAACAAAAGCGCACCCTTTAGTCATTCAGCTTTGTGCATCAAAATTCATATCAGCATAAGTCTCTATGATTAATTGAATGTCCTTAATGCATTTGAAATGAGCAGCGAGAGTCCTCTGACACATGCTGgtttaattcaaatgaatgcaGCAAGTTTGCTAATGAACCGGTGTAACGAAACTTTGTGTAACTTTTCATGACGCCCAGAGAGTGTGGCAGCTCGCCTCCTGACAGGAAGTTAATCAAGTGACTCTATTTGCCATTCTGCTCACCCTCAGGTATTCCTACCGGCGATGAATCGGAGGAGATACCCTGAAAACTCCCCGGTAAGGTTTCTCACCATGCCTGTACGGTACACGCTGATCTCTGTGGGGAGAATAGTGCCATACTTTAATTTTCAAGTATTCAGCCTAAACCCTGTCCAATTTTAAAATATTACCACAATCAGAGATTCAGCCATTAAAGCCAATATGGAAATGTGACAGATTTAAGGctgccggggggggggggggggggggtgcacaATCTTCAAGGGATAGCTTAAAGATGACTTCTTGGCACTCACCACAGGTTTCATGTCACACTTGAGTATTGCATAAGGTTCCGACAGCAATGATCTACAGGCatgcatatacatttattttaatgctttCATAAAGGATAACTGCTgtcagaagggggggggggggggggggggggggggggggggggtttgctgCCAAGATGCATCATTCAGCAGCGCACAGATGAATGTATATGAACATTTCTATTCATGCTCTAATGCAAGTtccttaaattaaaacaaagctgGTTTACTATATCTACATATTTAAAGGTACATACTGCCAATTGTTAGGTGTTACCTTCATTTAGTATTAACATCTGGTGCATTGCTTTTACAACAGTTAATGTAAGAACCAATTAAAATGAtagctgggtttttttttacaatacttTCCAGAGGCAGCCTTCATTATTTATTAGCTGGAACctatttattttcatcttcAATAAGTGGGGCAATTACCTAAAAACAACAGTGAATATTTATCTTTCAGGCTGTGATACATAACTGCTAATACATTATGTCAGACCCGTCTAAGTGTGTGAAAAGGCTGCGGTCCTCCTTCAAACCCATTCAACCTTTTATGCAAAGTATAATCTTAAAGTGGTATCAGAAATGGCATAGTATACGTGTTCAGAGTCAATGTAAATATCCAATTAGCTGTATCAATGATATGGTTATTTACATAACttaatgtttacatgctttaaggTAAAATGGTATCACATGGGGTGTTATTTTCAAAGGAGATATTCACACATCCGACGATCTCATACGCAGCTGCGTTGGAAAGTATCGCTTGAGTCTTGAGAAAGGAAGCTTCCGCAAACGGCTCTGATCACAATTAATTGATGGTACAAATGTTGTGGTCCCTCTGGACCTTCATCAAAGAGTATTTTACACAATTCATACACACTTGATGTAAAATAGATAACGCTCCGGCCACGCtgtgtgtacaggtgtttcTCAACATGAGTATAATCTTCCACATTAAGTTCATATTTGAGAAGTATAAGAAAAGAACCAGGATGTCTCTACAATAAGATATATAAGAGAGTAAATCAACCAAAAACACATTCGGAAGCATTTTGGTAGACAACATCGGTCAACAAAGTAGAAAGTagtaaacaataaaacagcagCAACGTTAACACCTCCTCTTAGACGTCATGATTGCTGTCAGGAAAGATTCCTTTTGAGATGCTACATTGGTTTTTCTGTGCAGTACAAGAAATCAAATCTACAGTGAACAGCGATAATAAAACATCAGTGGAAACGTGTGAGACTTTTATCAAGGTGAACGCTGTTTTTCAAGCGGAGATGTCAACAGCATTAAATTATTCTCTGAAATGACCAAAtgaaaatagcattaaaaataagaaCTGTCAGACTTGACAGCTTTTCTAATATTTTACTGACATGTTacagagcaggtgtgtgtgtgcgtgtgtgtgtgtgtgtgtgtgtgtgcgtgtgtgtgtgtgtgtgtgtgtgtgtgtgtgtgtgtgtgtgtgtgtgagtgagagagagagagagagagagtggggagaGAAAGGGGATGAATAGGTGACTAATCCACAGTAAAGatgtcctacacacacacacagtacagaacactctccctctctctaactctctctctctctctctctcgctctctcgtctctctctctctctccctctcccctccctctcccgaCCTCTCGCTGCCTCTCCAGGAGGACTCTCTACCTCTCTGGATGGGCTcttttatctcctctctctctctatctctctctcctcctcctctctctctcttccctctctctcctctctctctcgtctcctcgatctctctctctctctctctctctctcctcgtctcgctctctcctctctacctctcgtttctctctctctttctctctctctcttctacctctctctgctcttctctctctcgctctctcttctctctctctctctctcttcgatctctctctcctctctctctctctctcttctctctcctctactctctctctctctctctcatctctctcctctctctagtccctcatctctctcctctctagctcctctctctctctctctctcctcctagatatatatatatatatatatata of Cottoperca gobio chromosome 14, fCotGob3.1, whole genome shotgun sequence contains these proteins:
- the drd1b gene encoding dopamine receptor D1b, producing MDLNFSTVRDGKELLPERDSSKRVLTGCFLSLLIFTTLLGNTLVCVAVTKFRHLRSKVTNFFVISLAISDLLVAILVMPWKAATEIVGFWPFGAFCNVWVAFDIMCSTASILNLCVISVDRYWAISSPFRYERKMTPKVACLMISVAWTLSVLISFIPVQLNWHKAQTTSYAELNGTYPGDLPPDNCDSSLNRTYAISSSLISFYIPVAIMIVTYTRIYRIAQKQIRRISALERAAESAKNRHSSMGNSSSIECESSFKMSFKRETKVLKTLSVIMGVFVCCWLPFFILNCMVPFCEPNLPDGATDFPCISSTTFDVFVWFGWANSSLNPIIYAFNADFRKAFSILLGCHRLCPGSNAIEIVSINNNMGAPSTNPNCQYQPKSHIPKEGNHSANYVIPHSILCQEEELQKKDGCGGEIEVGMVNNALEKLSPAISGNLDSDTEVTLEKINPITQNGQHKTVSC